GTAGAGGTTGTTCAGAACCACTTCAGGAATGGCGTCACGCTTCAGCTCAATGACAATGCGGATACCGTCCTTGTCGGACTCGTCCCGCAGATCGCTGATACCATCAATTACCTTATCCCGAACCAGGTCAGCAATTTTTTCCATGACATTGCTTTTGTTAACCTGATATGGGATTTCGGTAATCACAATCTGTTCTCTTCCACCCCGGATCTGTTCCGTAGAGGCACGGGCCCGGATTTGCACCTTGCCCCGTCCGGTTAAATAGGCGGATTTTAATCCGGCAGAACCGAACACAAGGCCTCCGGTTGGGAAATCCGGTCCCTTGATAAATCTCATCAAATCCTGAATTTCCAGATCGGGATTATCCACCAGGGCCGTAAGGGCATTGCAGATTTCTGCCATATTATGGGGTGGTATATTGGTGGCCATACCCACGGCAATACCTGACGCACCGTTTACCAGGAGGTTGGGGATTTGGGTCGGCAGAACAATGGGCTCCTGAAGGGTTTCATCAAAATTGGGGCGGAAATCCACCGTTTCTTTATCAATATCCACCAGCAATTCGCCGGCCAGGCGGGTCATTCGCGCTTCGGTATACCGCATGGCGGCGGCGTTGTCACCATCCACAGAGCCAAAATTTCCCTGGCCGTCCACCAGGGTATAGCGCATGGCAAAACTCTGGGCAAGGCGGACCATGGCGTCGTAAACAGAAGAATCACCATGGGGGTGATATTTACCCATGACTTCACCGACGATACGGGCCGATTTTTTGTAGGAGCGATTATATTGGACGCCCAGCTCATTCATTCCAAACAGAATCCGCCGGTGAACCGGTTTCAGGCCGTCGCGGACATCCGGCAGGGCCCGGGATACAATCACGGACATGGAATAATCGATATAGGACTCTTTAAGTTCATCCTCAATATTTACGGGTATAATGCGTTGATTGGTCAATGTTTCTCCTATCCTTGTTTCTTGGTCAGATATCGAGGTTTTTTACATATTTTGCATTGGCTTCAATAAAGCGACGCCGGGACTCCACGCTTTCTCCCATCAATACAGAAAACATTCTGTCGGCGGCAGCGGCATCCTCAATGGAAACCTGCCTCAGGGTCCGGGTTTCCGGGTCCATCGTGGTAGTCCACAGCTGATCCGGATTCATTTCTCCAAGACCTTTATACCGGGAAATGTTCAGCCTGGATTTTGTTTTTGCGTCGAAGCGTTTCAGAAGTTTCATCAGCTCATCATCATCATAGGCATATTGCATGGACTTTCCGTTTTTAATTCGATAAAGGGGGGGCTGGGCAATATAAACATAACCATCTTTGACCAGATCAAACATCTGCCGGTAGAAAAAGGTCATGAGGAGGGTCCGTATATGGGCTCCGTCCACATCGGCATCGGTCATAATAATAATTTTATGGTAACGGATCCTTTCAATGTCGAATTCCTCTTTGCCAATACCGGCACCGATGGCTGTAATCATGGTGCGAATTTCGTTATTGGATAATATTTTATCCAGCCGGGCCTTTTCTACATTGAGAATTTTACCCCGAAGGGGAAGGATGGCCTGGAATCGCCGGTCCCGTCCCTGTTTGGCGCTTCCGCCGGCAGAATCTCCCTCAACCAGAAAGAGTTCACATAGTGCCGGATCCTTAATGGAACAGTCTGAAAGTTTGCCGGGAAGATTGCTGCTGTCCAGAGCATTTTTCCGACGTGTCAGCTCCCGGGCCGCCCGGGCAGCATCCCTTGCCTTGGCCGCCAAAACCGATTTTTCAATGACTTTTCGGGCAACGGATGGATTTTGTTCAAAATATTCTGAGAGTCCGTCACTGATAATACTATCAACAATTCCCTTTACTTCACTGTTGCCCAGCTTTGTTTTGGTCTGTCCTTCAAATTGCGGCTCTGCCACGCGGACCGAGATAACAGCCGTAATCCCTTCCCGGGTATCCTCACCGCTCAGGGAAAAGTTGCTTTTTTTAATCCCCTTGAACAAATTGTTCTTGATGGCATATGTGTTGAGGCTCCGGGTCAGCGCGGTCCGGGCACCTGTCAGGTGGGTTCCCCCTTCTATCGTGTGAATACAATTGACGTAAGCAAAAAAGTTTTCATTGTAACTGTCGTTATACTGGAATGCAAACTCAACAAGTACATCTTCCCGTTCCCCCGTGATAAAAACCGGTTTGGGGTGAAGAGGCGATCTGGCCTCGTTTAAATAGGTCACAAATTCCTGTATCCCCCCTTTGTAATGAAACGTGCTTTCTTCTCCGGACCGCTCATCTATCAGGGTGATCGACACGTCGCGGTTCAAAAAAGCCAGCTCGCGCATTCGTTCTTCCAGAACTTCTTTATCAAACTGGACTTTCGTAAAGATGGATTTGTCCGGATAAAAGGTTACGGTGGTTCCGTTTTTTCGGGATTTACCAATTATCTCCAGTGCTTTTGTTGGAATACCCTTTTCATACGTTTGCTCATAAATGTTTCCATTTCGGTGAATCTGTACACGGCACTTTTCAGAAAGGGCATTCACTACGGAAACACCCACGCCGTGCAACCCGCCGGACACTTTGTAGCTTCCCTTATCGAATTTTCCGCCGGCATGAAGAATGGTCATGATGATTTCCACGCCCGGTTTCTTTTCCGTAGGATGCATATCAACCGGCATTCCCCGGCCATTATCTGTAATGCTCACACTTTCGTCAGGGTGTATGGTCACAACAATTTTATCACAAAAACCCGCCAGGGACTCGTCAATGGAATTATCCACCACCTCATATACCAGGTGATGAAGCCCGCGCTTCCCCACATCCCCGATATACATTGCCGGCCGTTTCCGTACTGCCTCCAGTCCCTTAAGTACGGTAATCTTATCTGATCTGTAATCATTGGCAGCGCTTGTCGTCATTTCTTTCCGATTCCTTTCTTCTTATTCAAAACTTCTTACCGGTGCTATATGAACCTGATTTTTTTTACAACCGTTTCTCCCATGAGGGTTCTGTATTTTTCCACCAGTTCTCCGGACATCATCATCAATTCGTTTCGCCATACGTGGTCCCGAACCCGGACATAAAGAACACCGGAAACAATTTTTTCAGGCTCGGTGACAGCCGCTATTTTCTCTCCGACAACATCCCGCCACTTGTGAAAGGCCTGGTGTTCAATCAGCGCCCGGGGACCGGTCAGTCTGGTCAAAAGAGCATTCAATGGACCTTCAATACTTTTCATCTGCTAAATTTATTAAATAACCCACTAAATATGAAGAAGTAATTGTTCAAATTTAACTATCTGAGGGCCCTATATATCGATGATATTAAACGATCCCGGGGTTGGTGATATCCCTTGTCGCCTTAAATCACTTAGATCTGTAGACGTGACAATTATTTGTTTTAGTTCCCGAATATGATGCAACAAGTTTCGGGTATGGTCAATATCCAGTTCTGAAAAGAGATCATCAAACAAATAGAGGGGTTCAACGCCTCCTTGTTGCAGGATATATTTTCCTTCTGCCAGCTTCAGACAAACCAGCCAAAACTTTTTTTCTCCCTGGGATGCTCCGGTTTTTAAAGCCTGGCTGGACCGTTTGAATTCAATGCGATCATAACCGGCCCCCCTTAAAGATCGTTTCAAAAGAATTTCATTTTGGATATTCCCCCTGGATTCAGATAAAAATGTCTCGATATACGAATTGTTTTTTTCTGAAAGGCTTAAGGAGGATTTGTATTCAATGGATACAGGGATATCCCGTTCATCAATAGCCAGAAAAAAAGCATGTAAAAAATCGTTCAAAATGGAAAAATTTTCCTTTCGAAAAGCATAGAGTTTCAATGACAGGGGTGCCAGTTGTTCATCATAGGTTTCAAGCTGGGTGTCGTATGTAAAAGATTTCCTGTCATTTTTAAGTTTCAGATATGCATTGCGTTGTTTCAGCAGTTTTGAATAGTGAATGAGATTCGCCAAATACTCATGGGAAACCTGCGAAAAAAGCCGGTCAAAATACTGGCGTTTTAATTGGGGAGCACCACTTGTCAGCACCGAATCTTCAGGAGACAAAACCACCACCGGTAATTTTCCAATCCAGTCACTGTACCGTTCAACAGAAACATTGTTTAAAAGTAATTTTTTCCCCAGGTTCCGGACCAACGTAAATTTGACGGTTCCCAAATTCTCCCATTTACTTTTTATCAGTGCGTGGTCGTGGTCCCGCATAATCGCTTCGATGTCCCGAGACGTCCGATAGGAACGGGTTAAACAACAGAAAAAGATGGCTTCAAGAACAGATGATTTCCCAGATCCGTTCGGACCAAAGAGAATATTCAAACCAGGGGAAAAGTGAAAGGTCTGTTTCTGAAAACATCGAAAATGTCTGAGAGTTAAAGTCTGTAGCATCATCAGGTGAATATACAAAAAAGGGCGGATCGTACCGCCCTTCTTCTGTTTTATTAAAGCCGGATGGGCATCAGTAAAATCAGCAAGTTTTCATTTTCCACCTGTTCCTCAGGGTAAAAAAGTCCTGCCGATAACGGCGTGTTGAGAAATATTTTTGCCTTTTCTCCGTCAATGTGCCGGATGGCTTCCTTCAGATATTCGGCGTTATACCCGATAGTTAAGGGTTCTCCTTCATAGCTGAGGGATAATTCTTCCTTTGCCGTGGAAGCTGTTTCCACATCTTCTGTAGATATTACAACCTTGTTTTCGTTGAATGTCAGGGCAATCTGATGTGTGTTTTTATTGGAAAAGATGGCTATCCGTTTGATTGCCGATAGAAATGCATCAATATCCACCAGGACTTTGTTGGGATTTTTTACGGGAATCACACTTTCATAGTCCGGAAAACGTTCTTCGATAATACGTGTATAAATCACACTTTCTTCCGTTTCCAGCATTACATGATTTTTCCCCACTTTAAAACGAACTTCTTCAATATTTTTAATATTGGCCATACACACATTGAGAAATTTGACAGGAATAATCACATCCCGTTCCAGGGTGTTATTTTCAAAATTTTCATAGGTTAGCTGAACCAGTTTGTGACCGTCTGTAGCAACGCCCCGCAGGGAATTTTCACGGAATTGAAAAAGGACACCATTCAATGCAGCTTTCATTTCATCATGACTTACGGAAAAAATTGTCTTTTCAATCATCCGTTGGAGTTTTTCCGGCGAGAAGAGAATGGTGGTACTGTCATCTATCAGGGGGACTCCCGGAAATTCAGCAGAAGACCGTCCCGTTATGCGGTATTCTCCACCCTGGGGTGTTTTTATCTCAATGCTTTCATTTTTTACACGGATGGTCAACTCGGTTTCAGGAAGTTCAGAAGTAATATCCAGAATCATGCGTCCTGGAATGGCTATGGATCCGTTTTCTTCCACATCCGCCTTGCAAAATGTTTCCATGGTAATTTCAAGATCTGTCGATCTGAAACGGAGTTCTCCGTCCTCTGCCGTGACAAGAATACAGCTTAATATGGGCAGTGTGGAACGAACCGGTGTAACTTTTGAGACTTTCTGAAGAGACTGGTAAAGATCATTTTTCGAAACGGTGAATTTCATTGTATTAATCCCTTATTATTTTTAAAAATTACTAATAATAATATACGGGTGGAAAGTGTGAATATCACATGTAAAGTGAAAAAAAATAAGCTTTTTGAGCGCCTGAAAATTGTGGATAACTTTTTGGTTCATGTGAACAATTCTTTTGTTTTCTGCGGTTTGTTTATGTGTGGCCAAGTTATTCATTCACATTCACAAGTTATACATGGACACTGTGGATAACTATCGTTTGATCTCAACATAGAATTTTTCATACAGGGAATCCAACCAGCGATTCCAGGCTTCTTGTTTTTTCTGAGCAGCGGCCATGTTTTCAATAACGTTATAGTGAGTTTCCAGTGTGATTTCTTCTGAAGGTTTCCGGCCATTCAGTTTCAGAATATGAAAGCCAAAAGAGGTTTGAAAAGGTTCGGAAATTTTTCCCTCTTCCAGGGTATCCACAACTGATTTGAATTCTTCAATCTGCAGAGTATTCACTGGAAATTCACCCAGATGCCCCTTGTTGGTAACCACATCAGGATCTTCGCTGTAGCGGAGGGCAAAATCTTCAAAATCCCCTCCCGCAAGGATAGAATCACGTATTGTGGATAACATGTGGATAGTCCGGGCGTTATCTGCTTCATCCTTTTTGATTTCAAAAAGAATATGGGCGGGGTTGATGAATTCTCCTCTGCGTTCAACAAGCTTAATCAGGTGTAGACCGAACTGTGTTTCCACGATGTCAGATACTTCACCTTCTTCCAGAGAAAATGCGGTTTTTTCGAAATCTGGAACAAATGTTCCCTTAGGTGAAAATCCCAATTCACCGCCGTTTTCCGCCGAGGGGCGATCTGCGGAAAATTCGCGGGCTGCCGCGGCAAAAGAAATTTCACCGGACACAATCCGCTCCCTTAACGCTTTCAATTCTTCCCGCTTCTGGGACTTTTTGTTTTCAGAGGGTTTTGGGATGATCAGGATATGGCTGATTTCTACACGTTCCGGAATCTCTGGTATGGAATCCTGGTTTTCCTGGTAAAAAGAGATGACTTCAGGGCGGCTGACGCTTATGTTTCCAAACCGTTCATTTTGGATTTGCTGTACGATTAAAGAGCTCTTAACCCGGTCATATAAAAATTCACGGATTTTTCGCATCGGCTGATTAAAGGCCTGTTCAATTTGTTCTTCAGATCCAAACACATCCATATACTGCTGAAGCTGCTGGTCGAGAGATGTTTGTATATCCCGTTCCCGGACGACAATGGAATCTTCCTCGGCCTGCAGCAGGATAATTTCCATATTGATTAATTCACGAAGGGCCTCATTTTGCATGGACATAAAATCGTTTTCTGTCATGGAAGACGGGTTTATACCAGACGAGCGCAACATTTCGACAGTCAGTTGCTGAACATCGGAGTACAAAATGATTTCCTGTCCCACAATTGCCGCAATACCGTCTACCAGCTGCTGAGCCCGGAGGGGCAAGAGAGCGATGAGAATGAGAATGACACCTTTACTGAAGCACTTCAACATGTGATTTTTTCCTGAGTTTATGAATGAGGGCATTGTATGCCTGGTTGTATTTCATGATGCCGATTTCCTGACGGATATCCTCACGCACCTCCGAGATGGGAAGATAGGAATCCGGCGGAAAGGTTTCAACGATTTCAAAGAGAAAGAACGCGTCTTTATGGAAAAAAGGTTCCGATATTTTCGGTGGTTGGCCTGAAAAGAAAAGATTTCTGATATACGGGGTAACTGTATTTTCTTTGACAAACCGGGTGATGGTCAAATGATTTTGTTTTAACTCCTGAACGGCGCCGGGATTGTTCCGGAGAAAGGTACGGTACGCATTTTGAGCGGCATCCTCCGTTTCAAATGTATATACATTCACTTTGTGTGTCAATTCGGCGACACGGAACTGTTCACGGTTTTGAAAATAGTATTCATTAATTTCTTCATCATCTGCACTTAGCTGGTTGCCCAATTCCAGTTGCAGGTATAAGTTTGCAATCAACTGTTTCTGATATTGGAGCAATTGGTTTTTTACTTCGGGGTTTTTATCCAGCTTTCGTTTCATCCCTTCCTGGTATAAGAGTTCTGTAGTAACCCAGCTTTCTATAAGTTTCTTTTTTTCCGTTTCCATAGAGGATTCGGTCCCGGTCATGGTCGGTATCAGGTTCAGGTTTTCCTCTGTCAGATAGGAATTATTAACCCGGGCAAGAATGTGGGACGGTTCCTTTTCAGAGCAGGAGAAAATCAGCAAACCGGAAAAGAGGACCCAGAACAGTCTATTTTTTATACAGTGGATTGATTTGTACATCATATTTTTCATAGAGTGTTTGAAACGCGTTTTCTTTTGCCTCTGCCCGTTTTTCCCTGATGTAGTCCTGAACCACTTTCTTTTTTACCGAGTCATAAGCCATGGGGGCTTCGGGATAAAACTCAATCACCTGAATGATGGAAAACCGGCCATCCTTCAGGGGGATAGGTTCTGAGAGGTTGCCCGGTTTCATTTCAAAAGCCCGTTTTCCCATTTGGCCATATTGCCCTTTGTGAAAAGGATCCAGCAAACCACGATTCCGTTTTCCGGCAGGACGCTCGGTATATTTTTCTGCAAGGTCGGCAAAAACGGCACCTTCCATCAGTTTTTTGTGGATTTCCCGGGCAAGCAAACTGTCAGAAACCAGAATTTCCTGTACGTGAACCTGTTTGGGCATCATATAGTTGGATTTATTTCGGACGTAATACCGGGCAAGATCTTCTTCTGTTGGTTCAAGACCTTCATAAATAACAACACCAGAATAGTAGGCGTGTGCTGTCCGGAGTATATAGCGGTTGATTTTCCGTTGAAATTCTTCTCCTTTCACCTCTCCCAGGCGGGATCCGGTGCGAACGAGCAAATCAAGAATGTGATTGTCCCGCACAAAATCCGTCAGGTCTTCTGCTGATTTGAAACGGGGAAATTTTTCATGGTCAAGAAAAAAGGCCATATAATCCACAACCCAGTCTTTGTCGATTTTGACACCGGAATATTCGGCCAGTAAAAAGGTGTCCGGCATTTCAAGGAGTGTTTCAAAGACATTTCTTTTTTGAGACACCAGAGAGTCAAAGGCGGCGTAAAAGGATTCAATGCCCTTGGGATACAGGGTGAGAGGGTTTTTCTGGGTGAGGGAATCAATATATTCCCGCTGGCGCTCAAGAAAGCGTTCCGGCCACAGTTTTCGGGCCAGGATTTTCAGTCGGGGCATCTCTTCTTCCCGGGATTTTACGGCCAGGGATCGCTCCTGTTTTGGATAGACAATATGATATCCATAAGATGTTTTGAATGGTGGGCTGATCTGACCGGTTTTCGTGGCAAAAAGGGCACTGTCAAAGACGGCGATCATCTGGCCGGCCTTAACCCATCCAAGGTTTCCCCCTTTGTTTCGGGTAACCGGATCTTCGGAATATTCAGCCGCCAAAGATTCAAAGTTTTCAGGTTTGGCCCGCCGACGGATCTGGTTGATGAGTACAAAGGCTTCTTTATCTGTTCTTTCAACATCCGGGTTTCGGGGGTTCTTATACGTGATCAGGATGTGGTGGGTTAATTTTTGTGATTTTATACGGTTATAGAGCTCATCATAGGTTTCATCACCGATCAGATGTTTGAAGACCTCGTGATCATACAACGCCTGGGCGTATTCCCGTGCTTTTTTAACCTGAATTTTATATTTAAACGAATAATCGTCATTGCGTCCGGTTTCCTTTAGATACCGCAATGCCAGGATCATGTTGATATAATCATCGACCCGTTCTTTGACAACATTCGCCGAGATACCCTTCAGATAGTCGGCGGAATAATGTTCAGACAAATCTTCCAGGGTGTATTTTTCACCATCCACATAGGCGATGGTTTGGTCATCAAATTTCTTGTCACAGGATGTTACAATCAAGATCAGTGTGAGTAAAATCAGAAATAAGCGAACTTTCATTGAATCTCCCGTCTTTTAAAACTCAAATTTATTTTTATTCGTTACCGATTCCAACAGCATTTTCAGGACCTCTGTTTCTTTCCCTTTATCCAAATGAATGCGGATCGAAAAGTTCCCCTTTGTATGGAAGGAATGTGGAATTTCCAGCTCTTTGAGAACAGGAATCATGGAAAGGGCAATTTTTTGAAGGATATCGTGTGGAATATGGGGATTGAAAACAAGGCTTGTATATTGAGTAAGCTGGGTGATCGATTCTATTCCAAGTCTTCTGGCCAGGAGATACAGTTGTCTGAGCCGAAGGAGATTCAGGGCTTCCGGCGAAGGCGGTCCGAAGCGGTCCCTTAATTCTTTGTAAAGGGTTTGTACATCTTCTTCCTTTTCGGCAGCTGCAATGGATTGATACAATTCCAGGCGGATTGTCCCTGATGGAATATAGGATGGCGGCAGAAAAGCCCGCAGGGAGAGAGAAATATCGGGCTGGGTCTGCAAGGGGGATTTTCGGTGGGTCCGCAATTCAATTTCATCCGTCAGAAGTTTTAAAAAGTAACGATATCCCACCTGGTCAATATGGCCGCTTTGCTCCGTTCCAAAGAGATTTCCGGCACCCCGTAGTTCCAGATCCCGCATGGCAATATGATATCCGGACCCCAAATCGGTATAGAATTCCAACGCCTTTAAACGCTGCATAGCGTCCGGATTGATGTGCCGGTGCCGGGGGATTACCAGGTAAGCGTATGCTTTTCGAAAAGAACGCCCGACCCGCCCGCGAATTTGATACAATTGGGATAATCCGAATCGGTGCGCATTCATGACAATCAGGGTGTTGGCATTGGGGATGTCGATACCCGACTCGATGATCGTTGTGCTTACGAGAACATCATATTGATGG
This window of the Candidatus Neomarinimicrobiota bacterium genome carries:
- the gyrB gene encoding DNA topoisomerase (ATP-hydrolyzing) subunit B, which codes for MTTSAANDYRSDKITVLKGLEAVRKRPAMYIGDVGKRGLHHLVYEVVDNSIDESLAGFCDKIVVTIHPDESVSITDNGRGMPVDMHPTEKKPGVEIIMTILHAGGKFDKGSYKVSGGLHGVGVSVVNALSEKCRVQIHRNGNIYEQTYEKGIPTKALEIIGKSRKNGTTVTFYPDKSIFTKVQFDKEVLEERMRELAFLNRDVSITLIDERSGEESTFHYKGGIQEFVTYLNEARSPLHPKPVFITGEREDVLVEFAFQYNDSYNENFFAYVNCIHTIEGGTHLTGARTALTRSLNTYAIKNNLFKGIKKSNFSLSGEDTREGITAVISVRVAEPQFEGQTKTKLGNSEVKGIVDSIISDGLSEYFEQNPSVARKVIEKSVLAAKARDAARAARELTRRKNALDSSNLPGKLSDCSIKDPALCELFLVEGDSAGGSAKQGRDRRFQAILPLRGKILNVEKARLDKILSNNEIRTMITAIGAGIGKEEFDIERIRYHKIIIMTDADVDGAHIRTLLMTFFYRQMFDLVKDGYVYIAQPPLYRIKNGKSMQYAYDDDELMKLLKRFDAKTKSRLNISRYKGLGEMNPDQLWTTTMDPETRTLRQVSIEDAAAADRMFSVLMGESVESRRRFIEANAKYVKNLDI
- the dnaN gene encoding DNA polymerase III subunit beta; its protein translation is MKFTVSKNDLYQSLQKVSKVTPVRSTLPILSCILVTAEDGELRFRSTDLEITMETFCKADVEENGSIAIPGRMILDITSELPETELTIRVKNESIEIKTPQGGEYRITGRSSAEFPGVPLIDDSTTILFSPEKLQRMIEKTIFSVSHDEMKAALNGVLFQFRENSLRGVATDGHKLVQLTYENFENNTLERDVIIPVKFLNVCMANIKNIEEVRFKVGKNHVMLETEESVIYTRIIEERFPDYESVIPVKNPNKVLVDIDAFLSAIKRIAIFSNKNTHQIALTFNENKVVISTEDVETASTAKEELSLSYEGEPLTIGYNAEYLKEAIRHIDGEKAKIFLNTPLSAGLFYPEEQVENENLLILLMPIRL